In Candidatus Cohnella colombiensis, one DNA window encodes the following:
- the sigH gene encoding RNA polymerase sporulation sigma factor SigH: protein MSVDLERLAVIDYDFKADEDIVEMVRFGNSDALEFLINKYRNFVRAKARSYFLIGAEREDIVQEGMIGLYKAIRDFKGDKLASFKAFAELCITRQIITAIKTATRQKHIPLNSYVSLDKPIYDEDSDRTLLDVICGSRVCDPEEMLINQEEFYGLEDKMSEILSDLERKVLMLYLDGRSYQEIAVDLDRHVKSIDNALQRVKRKLERYLEIRDLGS, encoded by the coding sequence GTGAGCGTCGACTTGGAGAGGCTGGCAGTAATTGATTACGACTTCAAGGCTGACGAGGACATCGTGGAGATGGTTCGCTTCGGCAATAGTGATGCATTAGAGTTTCTAATTAATAAATATCGCAATTTTGTGAGGGCAAAGGCGCGTTCCTACTTTCTAATCGGAGCAGAACGTGAAGATATTGTACAAGAAGGTATGATTGGCTTGTACAAAGCGATTCGTGATTTTAAGGGTGATAAGCTAGCTTCCTTTAAGGCGTTCGCTGAGCTTTGCATTACGAGGCAGATTATAACCGCTATTAAGACAGCTACTAGGCAGAAGCATATTCCTCTGAATTCCTATGTCTCGTTGGACAAGCCAATCTATGACGAAGATTCAGATCGCACTTTACTAGATGTCATTTGTGGCTCGCGTGTATGCGACCCTGAGGAAATGCTTATCAATCAAGAAGAATTCTATGGACTTGAAGATAAGATGTCAGAGATTTTGAGTGATCTTGAGCGCAAAGTGCTTATGCTCTATCTCGATGGAAGATCCTATCAAGAGATTGCAGTCGATCTTGATCGGCATGTGAAGTCAATCGACAATGCACTTCAGCGTGTTAAGCGCAAACTAGAGCGTTACCTGGAAATTCGCGATCTCGGAAGTTAA
- a CDS encoding NYN domain-containing protein, whose protein sequence is MRSFVSAMQKREEVLLVDGYNIIGAWPELVKLKNMRLELARDRLLELLSDYQSYSGAKVIVVFDAFSVPGLGAEYRHQKLKVVYTRERETADECIERLVGEWTSVRRHIYVATSDLVEQNVVFGRGALRISARELKLKVDQSRNDIQAAIRQETVSKRNPVSAALDPVLQERLEQMRRGIHNSVSKDGQK, encoded by the coding sequence ATGAGGTCGTTCGTCAGCGCCATGCAAAAGCGTGAAGAAGTATTGCTCGTTGATGGATACAACATCATTGGTGCTTGGCCTGAGTTAGTGAAATTGAAAAATATGAGGCTGGAGCTTGCGCGGGATCGACTGCTTGAGCTTCTCTCTGACTATCAAAGCTATTCGGGAGCCAAAGTGATCGTCGTATTCGATGCATTCAGCGTACCGGGGCTTGGTGCAGAATATCGTCATCAGAAGCTTAAGGTTGTGTATACGCGTGAGCGAGAAACAGCGGATGAATGTATCGAACGATTGGTAGGAGAATGGACCTCTGTTAGGCGTCACATCTATGTTGCAACCTCAGACTTAGTAGAGCAGAATGTCGTGTTTGGACGAGGTGCTTTGCGAATATCAGCTAGGGAGCTGAAGCTCAAAGTCGATCAAAGCCGCAACGATATTCAAGCCGCAATTCGGCAAGAAACGGTGTCGAAGCGTAACCCCGTGTCAGCAGCGCTTGATCCCGTTCTTCAAGAGCGATTGGAGCAAATGAGGAGAGGGATTCACAATTCCGTGTCGAAAGATGGCCAAAAATAA
- the rlmB gene encoding 23S rRNA (guanosine(2251)-2'-O)-methyltransferase RlmB, whose translation MSNREEEEYIVGKHPVLEAMKAGRSINKIFLNNQAQRSLVQPIMEEAKAHGIVVQQVDKRKLDQLAPGMQHQGVVAQAAALAYAEVDDILARAVERGEAPLIVLLDEIEDPHNLGSILRTADCTGVHGVIVPKRRSAGLTAVVAKTSAGAVEYVPVARVANLVQTIEKLKAAGMWIAGADAGAEAGFYETNLTGPLAIVIGNEGSGLSRLVREKCDFILSLPMVGQINSLNASVATGVILYEVVRQRHAKA comes from the coding sequence ATGAGTAATCGCGAAGAAGAGGAATACATTGTAGGCAAGCATCCGGTTTTGGAAGCGATGAAAGCGGGCCGTTCAATTAACAAGATTTTTTTGAATAACCAGGCGCAACGATCGCTTGTTCAACCGATTATGGAGGAAGCAAAGGCGCATGGTATTGTTGTTCAACAAGTGGATAAGCGTAAACTAGATCAACTCGCTCCAGGCATGCAACATCAAGGAGTCGTTGCACAAGCAGCAGCACTTGCTTATGCAGAGGTGGATGACATTCTCGCTCGTGCTGTCGAACGCGGAGAAGCGCCGCTTATCGTCTTATTAGATGAAATCGAAGATCCACACAACTTGGGTTCGATTTTGCGTACTGCAGATTGTACAGGTGTACATGGCGTTATCGTTCCAAAGCGCAGAAGCGCTGGACTGACAGCTGTCGTTGCCAAGACGTCCGCTGGGGCTGTTGAATACGTACCTGTCGCACGGGTTGCCAACCTTGTGCAGACGATCGAAAAGCTGAAAGCAGCAGGCATGTGGATTGCCGGAGCAGATGCTGGTGCGGAAGCGGGCTTTTATGAGACGAACTTGACCGGACCGCTCGCGATTGTGATTGGGAATGAAGGTAGTGGGCTTTCACGTTTGGTGCGGGAGAAGTGTGATTTTATTTTATCGTTGCCAATGGTTGGTCAAATCAATTCCTTAAACGCTTCTGTGGCCACAGGGGTCATTCTCTATGAGGTCGTTCGTCAGCGCCATGCAAAAGCGTGA
- a CDS encoding ribonuclease III domain-containing protein translates to MSPIVLAYIGDAVFEIYVRQQLVAGKLRKPHELHRAATSYVSAASQAKLLQRWHPLLTEEEADIVRRGRNTKSGQPPRNADPANYRQATALECLVGYLYYKGEKERLEQLIALAFIQDAPQITIKDDEHE, encoded by the coding sequence ATGTCGCCCATCGTTCTCGCTTATATTGGAGACGCTGTATTTGAAATCTACGTACGGCAACAGTTAGTAGCGGGCAAGCTGCGTAAACCACACGAATTGCATCGCGCAGCAACGAGTTATGTGTCTGCAGCTTCGCAGGCAAAGCTGTTACAGCGCTGGCACCCATTGTTAACCGAAGAAGAGGCAGATATCGTTCGACGTGGGCGCAATACGAAGTCAGGACAACCTCCGCGAAACGCTGATCCGGCAAATTATCGACAAGCAACGGCGCTGGAATGTCTGGTTGGATATTTGTACTACAAAGGCGAGAAGGAGCGATTGGAGCAACTAATCGCATTAGCATTCATACAGGATGCACCCCAAATAACGATAAAGGACGATGAACATGAGTAA
- the cysS gene encoding cysteine--tRNA ligase, producing the protein MNLKIYNSLTRSLEAFKPREPGKVNMYVCGPTVYDYIHIGNARPVIFFDVVRRYLEVIGLEVKYIVNFTDVDDKMIRKANELSITVPELAEQFIAAFKQDRDGLGARPATLQPRVMETIPEIIAFIQGLVDRGAAYENGGDVYFRTNTFPEYGKLSHKNLDELQYGIRVEVDERKENPQDFVLWKAAKPGEIYWSSPWGDGRPGWHIECSAMAHKYAGDTLDIHGGGHDLQFPHHECEIAQSESFTGKPLARYWMHNGFVNINNEKMSKSLGNGITVHVLLESVKKEAIRYLMLATHYRSPLNFSDETISQATKSIERLVNNRDNVLHRLSTVAKGDLSLAPDEALRARLAELDAEFHARMDDDFGTPDAITAWFGLVTETNNYLQRETVSESDLLAILAQIAKMDNVLGLLPEQASIDLLDEEVDALIIERTEARNSRNWARADEIRDLLAERGIVLEDTPQGIRWRRK; encoded by the coding sequence GTGAATCTCAAAATTTACAATAGCTTAACTCGTTCACTAGAGGCGTTCAAGCCACGTGAGCCGGGTAAAGTGAACATGTATGTGTGCGGTCCGACTGTGTACGATTATATCCATATCGGCAATGCACGTCCGGTTATTTTTTTCGATGTGGTCCGTCGTTATTTAGAGGTGATCGGGCTTGAAGTGAAGTATATCGTGAATTTTACGGACGTAGATGACAAAATGATTCGTAAAGCGAACGAACTGAGCATTACAGTTCCTGAGCTTGCGGAGCAATTCATCGCAGCGTTCAAGCAAGATCGCGACGGTCTTGGCGCACGTCCGGCGACACTTCAACCACGTGTGATGGAGACGATTCCTGAAATCATCGCATTCATTCAGGGGTTAGTCGATCGCGGGGCTGCCTATGAGAACGGTGGGGATGTGTATTTTCGCACGAATACGTTTCCGGAATACGGCAAGCTCTCGCATAAAAATCTGGATGAGCTTCAATACGGCATCCGCGTTGAAGTCGATGAACGTAAAGAAAATCCGCAGGATTTCGTGTTGTGGAAGGCGGCGAAGCCCGGCGAGATTTATTGGTCGAGCCCTTGGGGAGACGGTCGTCCAGGCTGGCATATTGAATGCTCAGCTATGGCGCACAAGTATGCTGGGGATACACTCGATATTCATGGTGGAGGGCACGACCTTCAATTCCCGCATCATGAATGTGAAATTGCCCAATCAGAGTCGTTTACTGGCAAACCGTTGGCGCGCTATTGGATGCACAACGGGTTCGTAAATATTAATAATGAGAAAATGTCCAAGTCGCTTGGCAACGGAATTACGGTGCATGTATTGTTGGAATCGGTCAAGAAGGAAGCGATTCGCTACTTGATGCTTGCAACTCATTACCGCAGCCCATTGAATTTCAGCGATGAAACGATTAGCCAAGCGACGAAAAGCATTGAGCGATTGGTGAACAACAGAGATAACGTCTTACATCGACTGTCTACGGTTGCAAAGGGAGATCTTTCCTTAGCACCAGATGAGGCTTTGCGCGCCCGTCTAGCTGAGCTAGATGCAGAATTTCATGCCCGTATGGATGATGACTTTGGCACTCCAGATGCGATCACAGCGTGGTTCGGACTTGTTACGGAAACGAACAACTATTTGCAACGTGAAACCGTAAGCGAATCGGATTTACTCGCGATTTTAGCTCAGATTGCGAAGATGGACAATGTGCTCGGCTTACTGCCAGAACAAGCGTCAATTGATTTGTTGGATGAAGAAGTTGACGCGTTGATAATAGAGCGTACAGAAGCACGGAATAGTCGCAACTGGGCACGTGCAGACGAAATTCGCGATCTGCTCGCGGAACGGGGAATTGTGCTCGAAGATACACCTCAGGGTATACGTTGGCGACGCAAATGA
- the cysE gene encoding serine O-acetyltransferase, whose protein sequence is MGFWSNVKSDIDAVLENDPAARSRFEVIFTYSGLHAIWSHRIAHFFYRHRWFSVARVISQTSRFFTGIEIHPGARIGKKLFIDHGMGVVIGETCEIGDEVIIYQGVTLGGTGKEKGKRHPTIGNRVVIATGAKVLGSFTVGDSSSIGANSVVLREVPPNSTVVGIPGRVVKRDGQRISDRLDHTNLPDPVIETFRYMQKEITELKKEVDRLKQEAHPTHPLTIKANSDDSSEENANKKQEEAVTAYLYDI, encoded by the coding sequence ATGGGTTTTTGGAGCAATGTTAAATCCGATATTGATGCAGTATTAGAAAATGATCCGGCGGCACGCAGTCGGTTCGAGGTGATTTTTACTTATTCGGGTCTGCACGCCATATGGTCACATCGCATCGCCCATTTTTTCTATAGACATCGCTGGTTTTCGGTCGCTAGAGTCATCTCGCAGACGAGTCGGTTTTTTACAGGGATTGAAATTCATCCGGGTGCGCGAATCGGCAAAAAACTATTCATCGACCATGGAATGGGAGTCGTGATCGGTGAAACATGTGAAATCGGCGACGAGGTCATTATTTATCAAGGGGTTACTCTCGGTGGTACGGGAAAAGAGAAAGGGAAACGCCATCCTACCATTGGGAATCGCGTCGTAATCGCTACTGGAGCAAAGGTGCTTGGATCGTTTACAGTGGGAGATAGCTCGAGCATTGGTGCCAATTCGGTTGTACTCCGTGAAGTGCCACCGAACAGTACCGTTGTCGGGATCCCAGGTCGGGTCGTGAAGCGGGACGGACAGCGCATTAGCGATCGGCTTGATCATACGAATTTGCCCGATCCAGTCATTGAAACCTTCCGCTATATGCAGAAGGAAATTACAGAACTGAAAAAGGAAGTCGATCGGCTCAAGCAGGAGGCCCATCCGACTCATCCGCTAACGATCAAAGCAAACTCGGATGATAGCTCAGAAGAGAACGCGAATAAGAAGCAAGAAGAGGCAGTTACTGCCTACTTGTATGATATTTAA
- the gltX gene encoding glutamate--tRNA ligase, which translates to MSSKVRVRYAPSPTGHLHIGNARTAIFNYLFARHHGGELIIRIEDTDVKRNIEGGEQSQLTYLKWLGVDWDESVDRIGKYGPYRQTERLDIYQAHTEQLLGSGQAYRCFCTEEELEREREEQSARGETPKYSGKCRGLSAEEQVKLAAEGRVPSVRFHITADRTYTFEDLVKKTISFRSEDFGDFVIVKKDGIPTYNYAVVVDDHLMEISHVLRGEDHITNTPRQLMIYEAFGWTHPVFGHMTLIVNDQRKKLSKRDESIVQFIEQYDHLGFLPEALFNFITLLGWSPEGEEEIYDRDQLIQIFDANRLSTSPAVFDTAKLNWLNQHYLKQASEEQVIALCLPHLQSVGRLAAEPSGVELEWATVLIRLFRDHLRFGADIVGLSDLFFVEKPEIDEEAKLVLAEETVASVLGAFRNQVEAVGEDGFTVDNMKVLIKAVQTETGVKGKGLFMPIRIALTGQMHGPDLNGTIWLLGRDKVLSRLQERISELV; encoded by the coding sequence ATGTCAAGCAAAGTTCGTGTTCGATACGCACCAAGCCCAACGGGTCATCTACATATTGGGAATGCGCGTACTGCGATATTCAACTACTTGTTCGCTCGTCATCACGGTGGCGAATTGATTATTCGGATTGAAGATACCGATGTGAAACGCAACATTGAAGGTGGGGAGCAAAGTCAGCTTACTTACTTGAAATGGCTCGGTGTCGATTGGGATGAAAGTGTTGATCGGATCGGTAAATATGGTCCATATCGTCAAACTGAGCGGCTTGACATCTATCAGGCACATACAGAGCAATTGCTTGGAAGTGGTCAAGCCTATCGCTGCTTTTGCACAGAGGAAGAGCTTGAGCGGGAGCGGGAAGAGCAAAGCGCGCGTGGTGAAACACCTAAATATTCGGGTAAATGCCGAGGGTTATCGGCAGAAGAACAAGTAAAGCTAGCGGCGGAAGGTCGCGTACCGAGTGTTCGTTTCCATATAACCGCGGATCGTACCTATACGTTTGAAGATCTCGTGAAGAAGACAATCTCCTTCCGTTCGGAAGATTTCGGTGATTTCGTAATTGTGAAGAAAGACGGGATTCCAACGTACAACTACGCAGTTGTGGTCGATGATCACCTGATGGAGATTAGCCACGTACTTCGCGGAGAAGATCATATAACAAACACGCCACGTCAACTGATGATCTATGAAGCGTTCGGTTGGACACATCCGGTATTCGGTCATATGACGCTAATCGTCAACGACCAACGTAAGAAGCTATCCAAGCGTGATGAGTCAATCGTTCAATTTATTGAGCAATACGATCATCTTGGATTTTTGCCGGAAGCGTTGTTCAATTTCATTACGCTGTTAGGCTGGTCGCCTGAGGGTGAAGAGGAAATTTACGATCGCGATCAGCTGATCCAAATTTTCGATGCGAATCGGTTGTCGACGAGTCCGGCGGTGTTTGATACTGCGAAGCTGAATTGGCTAAATCAGCATTATTTGAAGCAGGCATCCGAGGAGCAGGTTATTGCGCTGTGTCTGCCACACCTCCAATCTGTAGGTCGATTGGCTGCTGAGCCTAGCGGCGTGGAACTGGAGTGGGCAACGGTGCTGATCCGCTTATTCCGCGATCACTTGCGCTTTGGAGCGGATATTGTAGGGTTGTCCGATTTGTTCTTTGTGGAAAAGCCGGAGATCGATGAAGAAGCGAAGCTTGTGCTCGCTGAAGAGACAGTCGCCAGTGTACTTGGTGCGTTCCGCAATCAAGTGGAAGCAGTGGGTGAGGATGGCTTTACTGTGGACAACATGAAGGTGTTGATCAAAGCAGTTCAGACTGAAACGGGTGTGAAGGGCAAAGGGTTGTTTATGCCGATCCGTATTGCACTGACAGGTCAAATGCATGGACCGGACTTGAACGGTACGATTTGGCTACTTGGTCGGGACAAGGTGCTAAGCCGATTGCAGGAGCGCATTAGCGAGTTAGTGTAG
- the ispF gene encoding 2-C-methyl-D-erythritol 2,4-cyclodiphosphate synthase codes for MIRVGQGFDVHQLVESRPCIIGGVTIPYEKGLLGHSDADVLLHAISDAVLGALALGDIGRHFPDTDEAFKDADSVKLLEQIWVMVKDRGYRLGNVDATIIAQAPKMAPYIPEMVKVITRVLECEASDVNVKATTSERLGFTGRGEGIAAQAAVLLVRD; via the coding sequence ATGATTAGAGTGGGACAAGGGTTCGATGTGCATCAGCTAGTGGAGTCACGTCCGTGCATTATTGGAGGAGTTACGATTCCGTATGAAAAAGGATTGTTAGGTCACTCGGACGCAGATGTGTTGCTTCATGCGATTAGCGACGCGGTGCTTGGGGCACTGGCACTAGGAGATATCGGACGACATTTTCCAGATACGGATGAAGCGTTCAAGGATGCCGATAGTGTAAAGCTGCTTGAACAGATTTGGGTAATGGTGAAGGATCGCGGTTATCGGCTGGGCAACGTAGATGCAACGATTATTGCTCAGGCACCGAAGATGGCGCCATACATTCCAGAGATGGTCAAAGTGATTACTCGAGTGTTAGAATGTGAAGCATCTGATGTGAACGTGAAAGCGACAACGTCTGAGCGTTTAGGCTTTACAGGACGCGGGGAAGGGATTGCTGCGCAAGCTGCTGTCTTACTTGTACGAGATTAA
- the ispD gene encoding 2-C-methyl-D-erythritol 4-phosphate cytidylyltransferase: protein MDWGAVVVAAGRGTRMGAADNKPYLLLAGRPVLAHSLEAFERCPTVASVVLVVAPGEEVRAAEVVNHYAFQKVVAIVPGGAERQDSVYAGLVALETEGVLVHDAARPLITSKQITACCEAVEKHGAAALAVPVKDTIKVSDGNGLMVATPDRSTLWSVQTPQASSRAVLIQAHQLARELGVAATDDTMLLERAGHQVAIVEGSYSNIKITTPEDLPIAELLLARQQGEE, encoded by the coding sequence ATGGACTGGGGAGCAGTAGTAGTCGCGGCCGGACGCGGCACCCGGATGGGGGCAGCAGATAACAAGCCCTACTTATTGCTTGCCGGGCGACCGGTGTTGGCACATTCATTAGAGGCATTCGAACGCTGTCCGACTGTGGCATCGGTCGTTCTCGTTGTAGCACCGGGCGAAGAGGTGCGAGCGGCTGAAGTAGTCAATCATTATGCATTCCAGAAAGTCGTTGCGATTGTACCGGGCGGTGCAGAGCGCCAAGATAGCGTTTATGCAGGGTTAGTCGCTTTAGAGACCGAGGGCGTACTTGTTCATGATGCAGCACGACCCTTAATTACGTCAAAGCAAATTACTGCATGCTGCGAGGCTGTTGAGAAGCATGGAGCGGCAGCATTGGCAGTTCCAGTGAAAGATACGATTAAGGTGTCAGATGGGAATGGATTAATGGTTGCAACACCGGACCGGAGTACGCTGTGGAGCGTACAGACACCACAAGCGAGCAGCCGAGCAGTGCTCATTCAAGCACACCAGCTTGCGCGGGAGCTTGGAGTTGCAGCAACAGACGATACGATGCTGTTAGAGCGCGCGGGTCATCAGGTTGCCATTGTTGAAGGAAGCTATAGCAATATTAAGATTACGACGCCTGAAGATTTGCCGATCGCAGAGCTTCTACTCGCTAGACAACAAGGGGAGGAATGA
- a CDS encoding PIN/TRAM domain-containing protein, with product MMRRVIQIGGMLIGAVMGHGLTTWRGSGVAAWMDPLLGSSSSGGGGTLGMAVGAFIGFTIASTFANPLSRTLQRGIDRLSIFPVADLLSGSVGLSFGLALSSFLYPFVTGIPQVGQVLAAAVALLLGYAGIHIGIRKREEIGEWFHRRKATDPKQEVGPRFEEHKILDTSVIIDGRIADICKTGFIEGTLVIPEFVLEELQHIADSSDLLKRNRGRRGLDILNKIQKELDVKVLIYEDATEEPGEVDSKLVKLAKAMQGKVVTNDFNLNKVCELQGVSVLNINDLANAVKPVVLPGEEIVIQVIKDGKEHGQGVAYLDDGTMIVVEGGRDFIGTTMEVLVTSVLQTSAGRMIFAKPKLLEKAL from the coding sequence ATGATGAGAAGAGTAATTCAAATTGGAGGTATGCTCATAGGAGCGGTAATGGGACACGGACTTACAACCTGGCGTGGATCAGGTGTTGCTGCGTGGATGGATCCATTACTAGGATCGTCTTCCTCAGGGGGAGGTGGCACGCTTGGCATGGCTGTTGGTGCATTCATTGGCTTTACAATTGCATCTACATTCGCAAATCCGCTGTCTCGTACACTACAACGTGGGATTGATCGCTTGTCTATTTTTCCTGTTGCGGATTTACTATCTGGATCGGTGGGGCTCAGTTTTGGGCTGGCGCTATCGTCATTTCTGTACCCATTCGTGACGGGTATACCTCAAGTAGGACAAGTTCTGGCAGCAGCAGTCGCCCTCTTGTTAGGCTATGCGGGAATTCACATTGGGATACGGAAGCGGGAAGAGATTGGGGAATGGTTTCATCGACGTAAAGCTACTGATCCGAAGCAGGAAGTCGGGCCACGCTTTGAAGAGCATAAGATTCTTGACACAAGTGTAATTATTGATGGACGAATTGCAGACATATGTAAAACCGGATTTATTGAAGGGACTTTGGTCATTCCTGAGTTCGTGCTTGAAGAGCTTCAGCATATTGCGGATTCATCCGATCTATTGAAGCGTAATCGTGGTCGTAGAGGACTGGACATTCTGAATAAGATTCAGAAGGAGCTTGATGTAAAAGTGCTGATTTATGAAGATGCTACGGAAGAGCCAGGTGAAGTGGACAGCAAGCTTGTGAAGCTCGCGAAGGCGATGCAGGGCAAAGTCGTAACTAACGATTTTAACTTAAATAAAGTGTGTGAGCTGCAAGGTGTGTCGGTGCTTAACATTAATGACCTTGCAAACGCTGTAAAGCCGGTCGTACTCCCTGGGGAGGAAATTGTCATTCAAGTCATTAAGGATGGCAAGGAGCACGGACAAGGTGTAGCCTACTTAGATGATGGTACGATGATCGTTGTAGAGGGTGGCAGGGACTTCATTGGTACGACGATGGAGGTGCTTGTGACGAGTGTGTTGCAGACATCTGCGGGTAGAATGATATTCGCAAAGCCAAAGCTATTGGAAAAAGCGCTCTGA
- a CDS encoding DUF1573 domain-containing protein, which yields MSAPSIEQFQTQVSELLLRHRSLLDVLTKFSQSNASVNRAVAKSITECGCIELTARHQGFSEEMELTHANRHSQSHTNGQLCEQCSEIIRSELGKNLFYMSALCNSLDVNLQEVIAKEAEKCSTLGWFNLT from the coding sequence ATGAGCGCGCCCTCGATCGAACAATTTCAAACGCAGGTGTCGGAATTGTTGCTCCGTCATCGCAGCTTACTCGATGTTCTAACGAAGTTCAGCCAATCCAATGCTTCTGTTAATAGAGCCGTAGCAAAGTCAATCACAGAGTGCGGCTGTATTGAATTAACTGCCAGACATCAAGGCTTCTCCGAGGAAATGGAGCTGACCCATGCAAACCGTCACTCCCAATCTCACACCAATGGACAACTCTGTGAGCAATGCAGTGAAATTATCCGTAGTGAATTAGGCAAGAATCTGTTCTACATGTCTGCACTATGCAATTCATTAGATGTTAACTTACAAGAAGTAATCGCGAAAGAGGCCGAGAAGTGCTCTACTCTTGGCTGGTTCAACCTTACTTAA
- the pssA gene encoding CDP-diacylglycerol--serine O-phosphatidyltransferase, with protein MITKSIPNMFTIGNLFLGIIAIIMAFNNEPNTAALLVIIAMLLDGLDGRVARALNVQSEFGKELDSLSDVISFGVAPAFIMYQTAFLDASPALAWIVTAIFPICGALRLARFNVIDGIPGFFIGLPIPAAGGVLATLALFKTDLHVSMLMISTVALSFLMISNMKYPNFKKLGLPRAAMWAIPVVVAGAVTLAYMFQNAIPKVILVLLLVYALWGLKKNVRILLPRRLRNKRRQLEEDESRSKNSA; from the coding sequence ATGATTACGAAGTCTATTCCGAACATGTTTACAATAGGAAACCTGTTCCTAGGAATAATCGCTATTATTATGGCGTTTAATAATGAACCGAACACAGCTGCTTTACTCGTTATTATAGCGATGCTTTTAGATGGGCTCGATGGCAGGGTTGCTCGGGCGCTTAATGTTCAAAGTGAATTCGGTAAAGAGTTAGACTCTTTATCAGATGTTATTTCGTTTGGTGTCGCTCCTGCATTCATCATGTATCAAACTGCATTTTTAGATGCAAGTCCAGCACTTGCGTGGATTGTAACTGCAATCTTCCCGATTTGCGGAGCGCTACGTCTTGCGCGTTTTAACGTAATCGATGGAATACCAGGTTTCTTCATTGGACTTCCGATTCCAGCAGCTGGCGGTGTTTTAGCGACATTGGCGTTGTTCAAGACGGACCTTCATGTATCCATGTTAATGATTAGTACTGTAGCATTATCGTTCTTAATGATTAGCAACATGAAATATCCAAACTTCAAAAAGCTAGGACTTCCTCGTGCGGCAATGTGGGCGATTCCAGTTGTAGTTGCTGGCGCTGTGACATTAGCCTATATGTTCCAAAATGCGATTCCTAAAGTGATCCTCGTTTTGTTGCTTGTGTATGCACTTTGGGGCTTAAAAAAAAACGTTAGAATCCTCTTGCCAAGAAGACTGCGAAACAAGCGAAGACAGTTAGAGGAAGACGAATCTAGATCGAAGAATAGCGCGTAA